In Canis lupus dingo isolate Sandy chromosome 1, ASM325472v2, whole genome shotgun sequence, a single genomic region encodes these proteins:
- the LOC112643320 gene encoding zinc finger protein 418-like isoform X5 — MMKPGKRMMVRVSAPLPQLSALLRLPSPMAAAAPRAPAKGGVTFEDIAVYFSWKEWRLLDEAQRRLYHHVMLENFTLISSLGCCCGAEAVEAPIEQNASGGVSQTRTPRVALTSQKTHPCEMCGPVLRDIFHLAEQQGKENSQKLLRCGACGKRFYFSIKFEQQQHVGETLCRNGVDGACDVKSCGIHDSGKSFTCREVRKDFLSGSRHLRQEATASEEKPNTITQCRATLQSRKSHYPWGECKNAFSPKHPHVQDQGVHPGRQCFVCNECGKTFRYKSLFAIHQRSHTGERYHEFGKYGKYSRQRSTLSEHGKTHSGSRQYTCSKCGKSLGPKTVLIHPQRWHHGVKSYVCSECAKSYSCSSVSITHRVQPGERFYKCRGCGKSFPSMSALCYHRRSHTGERPFECSDCGKCFTARSVLHSHQRVHTGEKPYECNECGKSFLRRNSLNVHIKVHSSERPYKCNECGKSLKCKSAFIKHQRIHTGERPFECRECGKSFLRKNTLNVHIKVHSGERPYKCNECGKSFKFKSTFIKHQRIHTGERPYECNECGKSFISRTDLRYHQRIHTGERPYECSECGKSFVRQNILKVHRKVHSGERPYKCNECGKSLKCKSSLIKHQRIHTGERPYECSECGKSFITSSVLHSHQRVHTGERPYECSECGKTFTTSSVLRDHQRLHTGERPYECSKCGKTFTTSSALHYHHRVHTGERPYECSECGKSFVRRNSLSVHLKVHSGEKPYKCNECGKSLKCKSTFIQHQRIHTGERPYECSECGKSFSATSVLRSHQRVHTGERPYECNECQKSFTSSSALRSHQRVHTGERPYKCDDCGKFFLHRNSLNVHIKVHSGERPYKCNECGKSLNYKSTFIQHQRIHTGEKPYLCNECGKSFSHSCALRYHRQSHLGISPYDCSECGKSFTTSSVLRDHQRLHTGERPYECSECGKSFTARSVLRSHQRVHSRERPYECSECGKSFVRRNSLNVHIKVHSGEKPYKCNECGKSWKCKSTFIKHQRIHTGEKSFTCSECGKSFISYGALGHHHRVHSGDRP; from the coding sequence GTTGCTGCTGTGGAGCAGAGGCTGTGGAGGCACCCATTGAACAGAATGCTTCTGGAGGTGTGTCACAGACCAGGACGCCCAGGGTAGCTCTGACTTCCCAGAAGACCCACCCCTGTGAGATGTGTGGTCCAGTCTTGAGAGACATTTTCCATTTGGCTGAGcagcagggaaaagaaaacagccaGAAACTGTTGAGGTGCGGAGCATGTGGGAAACGATTTTATTTCAGTATAAAGTTTGAACAGCAGCAGCACGTGGGAGAAACACTATGCAGAAACGGTGTGGATGGGGCCTGTGACGTGAAGAGCTGCGGAATCCATGATTCAGGAAAGTCCTTTACCTGTAGGGAAGTTCGGAAGGACTTCCTGTCTGGCTCGAGACATCTGCGGCAAGAGGCCACTGCGAGTGAGGAGAAGCCAAACACCATCACACAGTGCAGGGCAACTTTACAAAGCAGAAAAAGTCATTATCCTTGGGGAGAATGCAAGAACGCCTTTAGTCCCAAACATCCCCATGTTCAGGACCAGGGTGTCCACCCTGGAAGACAGTGCTTTGtgtgtaatgaatgtgggaaaacaTTCAGGTACAAATCATTATTTGCTATACACCAGAGATCTCATACTGGAGAAAGATATCATGAGTTTGGCAAATATGGAAAATACTCTAGGCAAAGATCAACCCTGAGTGAACATGGAAAGACTCACAGTGGATCCAGGCAATACACGTGTAGCAAATGTGGGAAATCCTTAGGTCCCAAAACTGTCCTCATTCATCCCCAGAGATGGCATCATGGAGTAAAGAGTTATGTGTGCAGTGAATGTGCAAAATCTTATAGCTGTAGCTCAGTGTCGATTACTCATAGAGTTCAACCTGGAGAAAGGTTTTATAAGTGTCGTGGCTGTGGAAAatcttttccctctatgtctgcCCTCTGTTATCATCGGAGATCTCACACAGGGGAAAGACCTTTTGAGTGCAGTGATTGTGGAAAGTGTTTTACTGCTCGTTCTGTCCTCCATTCTCACCAGAgggttcacactggagaaaagcctTATGAGTGCAATGAATGTGGCAAGTCCTTTTTGCGAAGAAATAGCCTCAATGTACACATAAAGGTTCACTCAAGTGAAAGGCCttataaatgtaatgaatgtgggaaatctttgAAGTGTAAGTCAGCATTCATTAAACACCAGAGAATTCACACAGGAGAAAGGCCTTTTGAGTGCAGAGAATGTGGCAAGTCCTTTCTCCGAAAAAATACTCTCAATGTACACATAAAGGTTCACTCAGGTGAAAGGCCTTATAAgtgcaatgaatgtgggaaatcatTTAAGTTTAAGTCAACATTCATTAAACACCAGagaattcacacaggagagaGGCCTTATGAgtgcaatgaatgtgggaaatcttttatATCTAGGACTGACCTGCGTTATCATCaaagaattcacactggagaaaggccttatgagtgcagtgaatgtggcaAGTCTTTTGTCCGACAAAATATCCTCAAAGTACACAGAAAGGTTCACTCAGGTGAAAGGCCTTATaagtgtaatgaatgtgggaaatctttgAAGTGTAAGTCATCGTTGATTAAACACCAGAGAATTCACAcaggagaaaggccttatgagtgcAGTGAATGCGGGAAGTCTTTTATTACTAGTTCTGTCCTTCATTCTCATcagagagttcacactggagaaaggccttatgagtgcagtgaatgtgggaaaactTTTACCACTAGTTCTGTCCTCCGTGATCACCAGAGACTTCAtactggagaaaggccttatgagtgTAGTAAATGTGGGAAAACTTTTACCACAAGTTCTGCCCTCCATTATCATCAcagagttcacactggagaaaggccttatgagtgcagtgaatgtggcaAGTCTTTTGTCCGAAGAAATAGCCTGAGTGTACACCTAAAGGTTCACTCAGGTGAAAAACCttataaatgtaatgaatgtgggaaatcatTGAAGTGTAAGTCAACATTCAttcaacatcagagaattcacacaggaGAACGGCCTTatgaatgcagtgaatgtgggaaatctttttctgctacttctgTCCTTCGTTCTCACCAGAGAGTTCACACgggagaaaggccttatgagtgcAATGAATGTCAAAAATCTTTTACCTCTAGTTCTGCCCTCCGTTCTCACCAAAGAGTACACACAGGAGAAAGACCTTATAAGTGCGATGACTGTGGCAAGTTCTTTCTCCACAGAAATAGCCTCAATGTACATATTAAGGTTCACTCAGGTGAAAGGCCttataaatgtaatgaatgtggcaAATCTTTGAACTATAAGTCGACGTTCATCCAACACCAGAGAATTCACACAGGAGAAAAGCCTTATCTGTGCAATGAATGTGGGAAGTCTTTTAGTCATAGCTGTGCCCTCCGGTATCATCGTCAAAGTCACCTTGGAATAAGTCCTTATGACtgtagtgaatgtgggaaatcttttacCACTAGTTCTGTCCTCCGTGACCACCAGAGacttcacactggagaaaggccctatgagtgcagtgaatgtgggaaatcttttacCGCTCGCTCTGTCCTCCGTTCTCACCAGAGAGTTCACTCTCGGGAAAGGCCTTatgaatgcagtgaatgtggcAAGTCCTTTGTCAGAAGAAATAGCCTCAATGTACACATAAAGGTTCACTCAGGTGAAAAGCCTTATaagtgtaatgaatgtgggaaatcttgGAAGTGCAagtcaacattcataaaacaccAGAGAATTCACACAGGGGAAAAGTCTTTCActtgcagtgaatgtgggaaatcttttatTAGTTACGGTGCTCTTGGCCATCATCACAGAGTTCACAGTGGTGACAGGCCTTAG
- the LOC112643320 gene encoding zinc finger protein 721-like isoform X3: protein MSPMAAAAPRALAQGGVTFEDIAVYFSWKEWRLLDEAQRRLYHHVMLENFTLISSLGCCCGAEAVEAPIEQSASGGVSQTRTPRVALTSQKTHPCEMCGPVLRDIFHLAEQQGKENSQKLLRCGACGKRFYFSIKFEQQQHVGETLCRNGVDGACDVKSCGIHDSGKPFTCREVRKDFLSGSRHLRQEATASGEKPNTITQYRATSQSRKSHYPWGECKNAFSPKHPHVQDQGVHPGRQCFVCSECGKTFRYKSLLAIHQRFHTEERYHEFGKYGKYSRQRSTLSEHGKTHSGSRQYTCSKCGKSLGPKTVLIHPQRWHNGVKSYVCSECEKSFSCNSVLITHNVQPEERFYKCHACGKSFPSMSALCYHRRSHTGERPYECRECGKSFTSNSVLRSHQRLHTGERHYECRECGKSFISNSVLRSHQRLHTGERPYECHECGKSFTFSSTLRYHQRVHTGQKPYKCRECGKSFITSNQCRSHQTVHSGEKPHECSECGKSFPRKYSLVEHKKIHSQERPYECKECGKSFITSSQCRSHQRVHTGERPYECHECGKSYTVSSGLHVHQRVHTGERPYECHECGKSFTSSSNLRYHQAVHSGERPYECSECGKSFSRKYSLVEHRKIHSQERPYECNECGKSFITSSQYRSHQRLHTGERPYECHECGKSFTSNSALRSHQRLHTGERPYECRDCGKSYIVSSALRVHQRVHTGQRPYKCRECGKSYTVSSALRVHQRIHTGQKPYKCRECGKSFVSNPALRYHHRVHTGERPYVCHECGKSFTSNSALRSHQRLHTGERPYECHDCGKSYTVSSALRVHQRVHTGQRPYKCRECGKSFTTNSILRYHQAVHTGQKPYKCHECGKSFISNPALRYHHRVHTGQKPYECRERGKSFTSDSALRYQRVLNGKRPYECNECGKSFAGSSPFRYHQRCHTGERPYKCSECGKSFTASSAFRSHQRIHTGERPYKCSECGKSFTANSALYYHRIRHTGQKPHQCPECGKSFIFSSALRSHQRCHTGERPYKCSECGKSFTTSSAFRSHQRIHTGEKPYKCSECGKSFAASSALYSHRIRHTGQKPHECPECGKSFTFSSALRCHQRRHTGERPYKCSECEKSFIASSALRIHQRVHTGQNCSKCNECGKSFLTSTRLRAHQSVHSGERPYQCSQCGKSFPRKDTLVVHQKVHSGERPYECNECGKSFTFSSALRTHQRVHTGERPYECRECGKSFICSSSLRSHQRLHTGEKPYECHECGKSFTGNSSLRSHQRLHTGERPYECRECGKSYMSSNGFKYHNNLHTAGRI from the exons ATGAGTCCAATGGCGGCGGCCGCGCCCAGGGCCCTAGCGCAG GGTGGCGTGACCTTTGAGGACATTGCCGTGTACTTCTCCTGGAAGGAGTGGAGACTTCTGGATGAGGCTCAGAGACGGCTGTACCACcatgtgatgctggagaacttTACACTTATATCCTCACTGG GTTGCTGCTGTGGAGCAGAGGCTGTGGAGGCACCCATTGAACAGAGTGCTTCTGGAGGTGTGTCACAGACCAGGACGCCCAGAGTAGCTCTGACTTCCCAGAAGACCCACCCCTGTGAGATGTGTGGTCCAGTCTTGAGAGACATTTTCCATTTGGCTGAGcagcagggaaaagaaaacagccaGAAACTGTTGAGGTGCGGAGCATGTGGGAAACGATTTTATTTCAGTATAAAGTTTGAACAGCAGCAGCACGTGGGAGAAACACTATGCAGAAACGGTGTGGATGGGGCCTGTGACGTGAAGAGCTGCGGAATCCATGATTCAGGAAAGCCCTTTACCTGTAGGGAAGTTCGGAAGGACTTCCTGTCTGGCTCGAGACATCTGCGGCAAGAGGCCACTGCGAGTGGGGAGAAGCCAAACACCATCACACAGTACAGGGCAACTTCACAAAGCAGAAAAAGTCATTATCCTTGGGGAGAATGCAAGAACGCCTTTAGTCCCAAACATCCCCATGTTCAGGACCAGGGTGTCCACCCTGGAAGACAGTGCTTTGTGTGTAGTGAATGTGGGAAAACGTTCAGGTATAAATCGTTACTTGCTATACATCAGAGGTTCCATACTGAAGAAAGATACCATGAGTTTGGCAAATATGGAAAATACTCTAGGCAAAGATCAACCCTGAGTGAACATGGAAAGACTCATAGTGGATCCAGGCAATACACGTGTAGTAAATGTGGGAAATCCTTAGGTCCCAAAACTGTCCTCATTCATCCCCAGAGATGGCACAATGGAGTAAAGAGTTATGTGTGCAGTGAATGTGAAAAATCTTTTAGCTGTAACTCAGTGTTGATTACTCATAATGTTCAACCTGAAGAAAGGTTTTATAAGTGTCATGCCTGTGGAAAatcttttccctctatgtctgcCCTCTGTTATCATCGGAGATCTCACACGGGAGAAAGACCTTATGAGTGCCGTGAATGTGGGAAGTCTTTTACGAGTAATTCTGTCCTCCGTTCTCACCAGAGACTTCATACTGGAGAAAGGCATTATGAGTGCcgtgaatgtgggaaatcttttatCAGTAATTCTGTCCTCCGTTCTCACCAAAGACTCCAtactggagaaaggccttatgaatgccatgaatgtgggaaatcctttaCTTTTAGTTCTACCCTCCGTTATCACCAGAGAGTTCATACTGGACAAAAGCCTTATAAGTGCCGagaatgtgggaaatcttttatTACTAGTAATCAGTGCCGTTCTCACCAAACAGTTCACAGTGGAGAAAAGCCTCatgaatgcagtgaatgtggcAAATCCTTTCCCCGAAAATATAGCCTTGTTGAACACAAAAAGATTCACTCACAAGAACGGCCTTATGagtgtaaggaatgtgggaaatcttttatTACTAGTAGCCAATGTCGTTCTCACCAGAGAGTTCAtactggagaaaggccttatgagtgccatgaatgtgggaaatcttaCACAGTTAGTTCTGGCCTCCACGTTCACcagagagttcacactggagaaagacCTTATGAATGCCATGAATGTGGAAAGTCCTTTACCAGTAGTTCTAACCTACGTTATCACCAGGCAGTTCACAGTGGAGAGAGGCCTTatgaatgcagtgaatgtggcAAATCCTTTTCCCGAAAATATAGCCTTGTTGAACACAGAAAGATTCACTCACAAGAACGGCCTTATgagtgtaatgaatgtgggaaatcttttatTACTAGTAGCCAATATCGTTCTCACCAAAGacttcacactggagaaaggccttatgagtgccatgaatgtgggaaatcttttacCAGTAATTCTGCCCTCCGTTCTCACCAAAGacttcacactggagaaaggccttatgagtgcCGTGACTGTGGGAAATCTTACATTGTTAGTTCTGCCCTCCGTGTTCACCAGAGAGTTCATACTGGACAAAGGCCTTATAAGTGCcgtgaatgtgggaaatcttaCACTGTTAGTTCTGCCCTCCGTGTTcaccagagaattcatactggacaGAAGCCTTACAAGTGCcgtgaatgtgggaaatcttttgTCAGTAATCCTGCTCTCCGTTATCACCAcagagttcacactggagaaaggccttatgtGTGTcatgaatgtgggaaatcttttacCAGTAATTCTGCCCTCCGTTCTCACCAAAGacttcacactggagaaaggccttatgagtgcCATGACTGTGGGAAATCTTACACTGTTAGTTCTGCCCTCCGTGTTCACCAGAGAGTTCATACTGGACAAAGGCCTTATAAGTGCcgtgaatgtgggaaatcctttaCCACTAATTCTATCCTACGTTATCACCAGGCAGTTCACACTGGACAAAAGCCTTATAAGTGCcatgaatgtgggaaatcttttatCAGTAATCCTGCTCTCCGTTATCACCACAGAGTTCACACTGGACAAAAGCCCTATGAATGCCGTGAACGTGGGAAATCTTTTACCAGTGATTCTGCCCTACGTTATCAGAGAGTTCTCAATGGAAAAAGGCCTTATGAATGCAAcgaatgtgggaaatcttttgCTGGTAGTTCTCCTTTCCGTTATCACCAGAGATGTCATACAGGAGAAAGGCCTTAtaagtgcagtgaatgtgggaaatcttttacTGCTAGTTCTGCCTTCCGTTCTCaccagagaattcacactggagagaggCCTTAtaagtgcagtgaatgtgggaaatcttttacTGCTAATTCTGCCCTCTATTATCACCGCATACGTCATACTGGACAAAAGCCTCATCAGTGTCCTGAATGTggcaaatcttttatttttagttctgcCCTCCGTTCTCACCAGAGATGTCATACAGGAGAAAGGCCTTAtaagtgcagtgaatgtgggaaatcttttacTACTAGTTCTGCCTTCCGTTCTCaccagagaattcacactggagagaagccttataagtgcagtgaatgtgggaaatcttttgCTGCTAGTTCTGCCCTCTATTCTCACCGTATACGTCATACTGGACAAAAGCCTCATGAGTGCCCTGAGTGTGGGAAATCTTTTACTTTTAGTTCTGCCCTCCGTTGTCACCAGAGACGTCATACAGGAGAAAGGCCTTATAAGTGCAGTGAATGTGAGAAATCTTTTATTGCTAGTTCTGCCCTCCGTATTCATCAGAGAGTTCACACTGGACAAAACTGTTCTAAgtgcaatgaatgtgggaaatcttttcTCACAAGTACCCGCCTTCGAGCTCACCAGAGCGTCCACAGTGGAGAGAGACCTTACCAATGCAGTCAATGTGGCAAATCCTTTCCCCGAAAAGATACCCTCGTTGTTCATCAAAAGGTTCACTCAGGTGAACGGCCTTATgagtgtaatgaatgtgggaaatcatTTACTTTTAGTTCTGCCCTCCGTACTCACcagagagttcacactggagaaaggccttatgagtgcCGTGAATGTGGGAAATCATTTATATGTAGTTCTTCTCTCCGTTCTCACCAGAGacttcacactggagaaaagcctTATGAATGCCATGAATGTGGAAAATCATTCACTGGTAATTCTTCCCTCCGTTCTCACCAGAGacttcacactggagaaaggccttatgagtgcCGTGAATGTGGGAAATCATATATGAGTAGTAATGGTTTTAAATATCATAACAATCTTCACACTGCAGGAAGGATTTAA
- the LOC112643320 gene encoding zinc finger protein 721-like isoform X1, whose product MMKPGKRMMVRVSAPLPQLSALLRLPSPMAAAAPRAPAKGGVTFEDIAVYFSWKEWRLLDEAQRRLYHHVMLENFTLISSLGCCCGAEAVEAPIEQSASGGVSQTRTPRVALTSQKTHPCEMCGPVLRDIFHLAEQQGKENSQKLLRCGACGKRFYFSIKFEQQQHVGETLCRNGVDGACDVKSCGIHDSGKPFTCREVRKDFLSGSRHLRQEATASGEKPNTITQYRATSQSRKSHYPWGECKNAFSPKHPHVQDQGVHPGRQCFVCSECGKTFRYKSLLAIHQRFHTEERYHEFGKYGKYSRQRSTLSEHGKTHSGSRQYTCSKCGKSLGPKTVLIHPQRWHNGVKSYVCSECEKSFSCNSVLITHNVQPEERFYKCHACGKSFPSMSALCYHRRSHTGERPYECRECGKSFTSNSVLRSHQRLHTGERHYECRECGKSFISNSVLRSHQRLHTGERPYECHECGKSFTFSSTLRYHQRVHTGQKPYKCRECGKSFITSNQCRSHQTVHSGEKPHECSECGKSFPRKYSLVEHKKIHSQERPYECKECGKSFITSSQCRSHQRVHTGERPYECHECGKSYTVSSGLHVHQRVHTGERPYECHECGKSFTSSSNLRYHQAVHSGERPYECSECGKSFSRKYSLVEHRKIHSQERPYECNECGKSFITSSQYRSHQRLHTGERPYECHECGKSFTSNSALRSHQRLHTGERPYECRDCGKSYIVSSALRVHQRVHTGQRPYKCRECGKSYTVSSALRVHQRIHTGQKPYKCRECGKSFVSNPALRYHHRVHTGERPYVCHECGKSFTSNSALRSHQRLHTGERPYECHDCGKSYTVSSALRVHQRVHTGQRPYKCRECGKSFTTNSILRYHQAVHTGQKPYKCHECGKSFISNPALRYHHRVHTGQKPYECRERGKSFTSDSALRYQRVLNGKRPYECNECGKSFAGSSPFRYHQRCHTGERPYKCSECGKSFTASSAFRSHQRIHTGERPYKCSECGKSFTANSALYYHRIRHTGQKPHQCPECGKSFIFSSALRSHQRCHTGERPYKCSECGKSFTTSSAFRSHQRIHTGEKPYKCSECGKSFAASSALYSHRIRHTGQKPHECPECGKSFTFSSALRCHQRRHTGERPYKCSECEKSFIASSALRIHQRVHTGQNCSKCNECGKSFLTSTRLRAHQSVHSGERPYQCSQCGKSFPRKDTLVVHQKVHSGERPYECNECGKSFTFSSALRTHQRVHTGERPYECRECGKSFICSSSLRSHQRLHTGEKPYECHECGKSFTGNSSLRSHQRLHTGERPYECRECGKSYMSSNGFKYHNNLHTAGRI is encoded by the exons GGTGGCGTGACCTTTGAGGACATTGCCGTGTACTTCTCCTGGAAGGAGTGGAGACTTCTGGATGAGGCTCAGAGACGGCTGTACCACcatgtgatgctggagaacttTACACTTATATCCTCACTGG GTTGCTGCTGTGGAGCAGAGGCTGTGGAGGCACCCATTGAACAGAGTGCTTCTGGAGGTGTGTCACAGACCAGGACGCCCAGAGTAGCTCTGACTTCCCAGAAGACCCACCCCTGTGAGATGTGTGGTCCAGTCTTGAGAGACATTTTCCATTTGGCTGAGcagcagggaaaagaaaacagccaGAAACTGTTGAGGTGCGGAGCATGTGGGAAACGATTTTATTTCAGTATAAAGTTTGAACAGCAGCAGCACGTGGGAGAAACACTATGCAGAAACGGTGTGGATGGGGCCTGTGACGTGAAGAGCTGCGGAATCCATGATTCAGGAAAGCCCTTTACCTGTAGGGAAGTTCGGAAGGACTTCCTGTCTGGCTCGAGACATCTGCGGCAAGAGGCCACTGCGAGTGGGGAGAAGCCAAACACCATCACACAGTACAGGGCAACTTCACAAAGCAGAAAAAGTCATTATCCTTGGGGAGAATGCAAGAACGCCTTTAGTCCCAAACATCCCCATGTTCAGGACCAGGGTGTCCACCCTGGAAGACAGTGCTTTGTGTGTAGTGAATGTGGGAAAACGTTCAGGTATAAATCGTTACTTGCTATACATCAGAGGTTCCATACTGAAGAAAGATACCATGAGTTTGGCAAATATGGAAAATACTCTAGGCAAAGATCAACCCTGAGTGAACATGGAAAGACTCATAGTGGATCCAGGCAATACACGTGTAGTAAATGTGGGAAATCCTTAGGTCCCAAAACTGTCCTCATTCATCCCCAGAGATGGCACAATGGAGTAAAGAGTTATGTGTGCAGTGAATGTGAAAAATCTTTTAGCTGTAACTCAGTGTTGATTACTCATAATGTTCAACCTGAAGAAAGGTTTTATAAGTGTCATGCCTGTGGAAAatcttttccctctatgtctgcCCTCTGTTATCATCGGAGATCTCACACGGGAGAAAGACCTTATGAGTGCCGTGAATGTGGGAAGTCTTTTACGAGTAATTCTGTCCTCCGTTCTCACCAGAGACTTCATACTGGAGAAAGGCATTATGAGTGCcgtgaatgtgggaaatcttttatCAGTAATTCTGTCCTCCGTTCTCACCAAAGACTCCAtactggagaaaggccttatgaatgccatgaatgtgggaaatcctttaCTTTTAGTTCTACCCTCCGTTATCACCAGAGAGTTCATACTGGACAAAAGCCTTATAAGTGCCGagaatgtgggaaatcttttatTACTAGTAATCAGTGCCGTTCTCACCAAACAGTTCACAGTGGAGAAAAGCCTCatgaatgcagtgaatgtggcAAATCCTTTCCCCGAAAATATAGCCTTGTTGAACACAAAAAGATTCACTCACAAGAACGGCCTTATGagtgtaaggaatgtgggaaatcttttatTACTAGTAGCCAATGTCGTTCTCACCAGAGAGTTCAtactggagaaaggccttatgagtgccatgaatgtgggaaatcttaCACAGTTAGTTCTGGCCTCCACGTTCACcagagagttcacactggagaaagacCTTATGAATGCCATGAATGTGGAAAGTCCTTTACCAGTAGTTCTAACCTACGTTATCACCAGGCAGTTCACAGTGGAGAGAGGCCTTatgaatgcagtgaatgtggcAAATCCTTTTCCCGAAAATATAGCCTTGTTGAACACAGAAAGATTCACTCACAAGAACGGCCTTATgagtgtaatgaatgtgggaaatcttttatTACTAGTAGCCAATATCGTTCTCACCAAAGacttcacactggagaaaggccttatgagtgccatgaatgtgggaaatcttttacCAGTAATTCTGCCCTCCGTTCTCACCAAAGacttcacactggagaaaggccttatgagtgcCGTGACTGTGGGAAATCTTACATTGTTAGTTCTGCCCTCCGTGTTCACCAGAGAGTTCATACTGGACAAAGGCCTTATAAGTGCcgtgaatgtgggaaatcttaCACTGTTAGTTCTGCCCTCCGTGTTcaccagagaattcatactggacaGAAGCCTTACAAGTGCcgtgaatgtgggaaatcttttgTCAGTAATCCTGCTCTCCGTTATCACCAcagagttcacactggagaaaggccttatgtGTGTcatgaatgtgggaaatcttttacCAGTAATTCTGCCCTCCGTTCTCACCAAAGacttcacactggagaaaggccttatgagtgcCATGACTGTGGGAAATCTTACACTGTTAGTTCTGCCCTCCGTGTTCACCAGAGAGTTCATACTGGACAAAGGCCTTATAAGTGCcgtgaatgtgggaaatcctttaCCACTAATTCTATCCTACGTTATCACCAGGCAGTTCACACTGGACAAAAGCCTTATAAGTGCcatgaatgtgggaaatcttttatCAGTAATCCTGCTCTCCGTTATCACCACAGAGTTCACACTGGACAAAAGCCCTATGAATGCCGTGAACGTGGGAAATCTTTTACCAGTGATTCTGCCCTACGTTATCAGAGAGTTCTCAATGGAAAAAGGCCTTATGAATGCAAcgaatgtgggaaatcttttgCTGGTAGTTCTCCTTTCCGTTATCACCAGAGATGTCATACAGGAGAAAGGCCTTAtaagtgcagtgaatgtgggaaatcttttacTGCTAGTTCTGCCTTCCGTTCTCaccagagaattcacactggagagaggCCTTAtaagtgcagtgaatgtgggaaatcttttacTGCTAATTCTGCCCTCTATTATCACCGCATACGTCATACTGGACAAAAGCCTCATCAGTGTCCTGAATGTggcaaatcttttatttttagttctgcCCTCCGTTCTCACCAGAGATGTCATACAGGAGAAAGGCCTTAtaagtgcagtgaatgtgggaaatcttttacTACTAGTTCTGCCTTCCGTTCTCaccagagaattcacactggagagaagccttataagtgcagtgaatgtgggaaatcttttgCTGCTAGTTCTGCCCTCTATTCTCACCGTATACGTCATACTGGACAAAAGCCTCATGAGTGCCCTGAGTGTGGGAAATCTTTTACTTTTAGTTCTGCCCTCCGTTGTCACCAGAGACGTCATACAGGAGAAAGGCCTTATAAGTGCAGTGAATGTGAGAAATCTTTTATTGCTAGTTCTGCCCTCCGTATTCATCAGAGAGTTCACACTGGACAAAACTGTTCTAAgtgcaatgaatgtgggaaatcttttcTCACAAGTACCCGCCTTCGAGCTCACCAGAGCGTCCACAGTGGAGAGAGACCTTACCAATGCAGTCAATGTGGCAAATCCTTTCCCCGAAAAGATACCCTCGTTGTTCATCAAAAGGTTCACTCAGGTGAACGGCCTTATgagtgtaatgaatgtgggaaatcatTTACTTTTAGTTCTGCCCTCCGTACTCACcagagagttcacactggagaaaggccttatgagtgcCGTGAATGTGGGAAATCATTTATATGTAGTTCTTCTCTCCGTTCTCACCAGAGacttcacactggagaaaagcctTATGAATGCCATGAATGTGGAAAATCATTCACTGGTAATTCTTCCCTCCGTTCTCACCAGAGacttcacactggagaaaggccttatgagtgcCGTGAATGTGGGAAATCATATATGAGTAGTAATGGTTTTAAATATCATAACAATCTTCACACTGCAGGAAGGATTTAA